In Dromiciops gliroides isolate mDroGli1 chromosome 5, mDroGli1.pri, whole genome shotgun sequence, the following are encoded in one genomic region:
- the LOC122728399 gene encoding ATP synthase-coupling factor 6, mitochondrial-like produces MALKRLSRFLSFVQSTTSVYFRRNISITAVAFNKELDPVQKLFVDKIREYKSKRQAAGGPVDIGPEYQQDLDRELFKLKQMYGKADMNTFPTFKFEDPKFEEAPKPQS; encoded by the coding sequence ATGGCTCTTaaaaggctttccaggtttttatctTTTGTTCAGTCCACAACTTCAGTATATTTTCGAAGGAACATTAGTATTACAGCTGTTGCATTTAACAAGGAACTTGATCCTGTTCAAAAACTCTTTGTAGACAAAATTAGAGAATATAAATCCAAGAGACAGGCAGCTGGAGGACCTGTTGATATAGGTCCTGAATATCAACAAGATCTGGACAGGGAACTGTTCAAGCTTAAGCAGATGTATGGTAAAGCAGATATGAATACATTCCCAACATTCAAATTTGAAGACCCCAAATTTGAAGAGGCACCAAAACCCCAGTCTTGA